The genomic stretch GTTTACACTATTGTAGTTTGTGTAATTTTTTCAAGTTTGGTTGCCAATATTTTCAAAATTAATTTTGGTGGTGGAATTATTGAAAATTACAAAAAAATTGAAATAAAGAAACCTATTATAAATTTAAATGTTATTCGTGGTGCTTTGGCTCTTGCTTGTTTAACTATTGGAGCAAATATTGCTTTTGGAAATATTACAGCCTCTATGACTGGGAAATATGAAGCTAATATAGACTACTTAACTATATATTCAGGACTTGCTGATGCAGTTTCTTCACTTTTTGGAGGTGGACCAGTTGAAGCTATTATATCGGCTACGGCTGCTGCACCAAACCCTTTAACTAGTGGTGTTTTAATGATGGTTATAATGGCAGTTATTTTATTCTTTGGTTTACTACCTAAGATTAGTAAATATATTCCTGGACCCTCTGTTCATGGTTTCTTATTTATTTTGGGAGCTATAGTAACTGTTCCTACAAATGCTTCTCTTGCTTTTTCAGGAGGAACACCACAAGATTATGTTGTTGCTGCAACTGCCATGACAGTTACTGCTGCTAATGACCCATTTATTGGTTTACTTGTGGCATTGGTTGTAAAATATATTTTTATCTTTATTGCATAAGGAGGGAATTTATGAAAACTTACACTTTACATGTTGCTGGACTTACAAGAGAATTACCTATAATAAAACTTTCTTATGATTTATCAATAGCTAGTTTTGTTATTTTAGGAGATACTGAAATTGTTAAAAAGACAGCTCCTATGATAGCTAAAAAATTACCAGAAGTTGATTTTATAGTAACTGCTGAAGCAAAAGGTATTCCACTAGCTTATGAAATCTCTAAAATTCTAAATTTAGA from Fusobacterium hwasookii encodes the following:
- a CDS encoding NCS2 family permease, translated to MTVNDVLAALGVVLNGIPQALLAATYGFASIPTAFGFIVGAVACLLYGSAIPISFQAETIALAGMLGKDIRERLSIILFSGITMVILGLTGALSTIVNFAGSTIINAMMAGVGIMLTRIALSGLKESKIVTASSIVSAFITYFFFGQNLVYTIVVCVIFSSLVANIFKINFGGGIIENYKKIEIKKPIINLNVIRGALALACLTIGANIAFGNITASMTGKYEANIDYLTIYSGLADAVSSLFGGGPVEAIISATAAAPNPLTSGVLMMVIMAVILFFGLLPKISKYIPGPSVHGFLFILGAIVTVPTNASLAFSGGTPQDYVVAATAMTVTAANDPFIGLLVALVVKYIFIFIA